A stretch of the Medicago truncatula cultivar Jemalong A17 chromosome 5, MtrunA17r5.0-ANR, whole genome shotgun sequence genome encodes the following:
- the LOC11407870 gene encoding probable disease resistance protein At5g66900, translated as MADLLSGGAVGAGMGELLKYALHTIQKGREFGSTLEASIETLDALAPLIKEMNDVNDLSDRPKEEIERLETLLREWEQIVTKSNKLTWKNFLSFPRYQSKLQKQRQKLERYSSVNVQLENKTDLMKLRDKVDEILKRMVNSGQFDGKQIRGLFGAPEEPEFIGMDEPLNKLKFELMKKGASVLVLTGLGGSGKSTLAKKLCWEPQIKGKFGGNIFFVTVSETPNLKNIVKTLFEYCKLPVPDFINDEDAINRLGILLRQVGRYPILLVLDDVWPGSEGLVEKFKFKLPDYKILVTSKVAFKRFGTVCQLDPLLHDPAVSLFHHFAQLNHRSSYMPDKNLVDEIVKACKGSPLALQVIAGSLCKQPFEKWEKMKERLKSQSILESNSYFHDNSTALLCYLQQSLDTLEDINEKECFMDMGLFPEDQRIPITVLIDMWAELHDLDEDGTNAMAIVDDLVTRNLINVIATRKIATETDKYYNNHYVMLHDLLRELAIHQSKVESSVQIKRLIIDLKGDNRPDWWIGPNQQGIISRVYSFIRGMLVKQKQLKVDARILSISTDETFSSDWCDMQPDEAEVLVLNLQSDQYSLPDFTDKMSKLKVLIVTNYGFHRSEVTKFELLGSLSNLKRIRLEKVSVPCLCRMKNLRKLSLHMCNTRDSFESCSIQISDAMPNLVELSIDYCNDLIKLPDGFCNITTLKKISITNCHKLSAMPQDIVKLENLEVLRLCSCSDLKEMSESVAGLGKLSCLDISDCVSLRKLPNDIGGLQKLEKLYMKGCSNLIELPSSVIKFGNLKHKISVLCDEEGAALWEQYPNIPNLKIDMPKVEINLNWLHGTRS; from the exons ATGGCGGATTTATTGAGTGGAGGTGCAGTTGGAGCTGGAATGGGAGAATTGCTGAAATACGCTCTTCATACAATCCAAAAGGGTCGAGAATTTGGTTCCACTCTTGAAGCAAGCATAGAAACTTTGGATGCTTTGGCTCCTTTGATTAAAGAGATGAATGATGTCAATGATTTGTCGGATCGACCTAAAGAAGAGATAGAGAGACTAGAGACTCTCTTAAGAGAATGGGAACAGATTGTAACAAAAAGCAATAAGCTTACTTGGAAGAACTTTTTGTCTTTTCCAAGATACCAATCAAAGCTTCAGAAGCAACGTCAGAAGCTTGAGAGATACTCGTCTGTTAATGTTCAACTTGAGAATAAAACTGATTTGATGAAGCTGAGGGATAAGGTGGATGAAATTTTGAAGAGAATGGTGAATTCGGGTCAGTTTGATGGGAAACAAATAAGGGGTTTGTTTGGTGCTCCTGAAGAGCCTGAATTTATTGGAATGGATGAGCCTTTGAATAAGTTGAAGTTTGAATTGATGAAGAAGGGTGCTTCTGTACTTGTTTTGACTGGTTTGGGTGGATCTGGTAAAAGCACTCTTGCTAAGAAGCTCTGCTGGGAACCACAAATCAAAG gcAAGTTTGGTGGAAACATCTTCTTTGTTACCGTCTCAGAAACACCCAACTTGAAGAACATTGTAAAGACACTATTTGAATATTGCAAACTTCCGGTGCCTGACTTTATAAACGACGAAGATGCAATTAACCGATTGGGAATTCTGCTGAGGCAAGTTGGTAGATATCCAATATTATTAGTCTTGGATGATGTTTGGCCTGGCTCAGAAGGCCTTGTTGAgaagttcaaattcaaattgcCAGATTATAAGATTTTGGTGACTTCAAAGGTTGCATTTAAAAGATTTGGCACCGTATGCCAGTTGGATCCACTTCTTCATGATCCTGCAGTGTCCCTTTTCCATCACTTTGCTCAATTGAATCACAGAAGCTCATACATGCCTGATAAAAATCTTGTTGATGAG ATAGTGAAAGCTTGTAAGGGTTCACCGTTGGCGCTTCAGGTTATTGCTGGATCACTCTGTAAGCAGCCTTTTGAGAAGTGGGAAAAAATGAAGGAACGTTTAAAGAGTCAATCCATTCTGGAGTCTAATAGCTATTTTCACGATAATAGCACTGCCTTGCTCTGTTACCTTCAACAGAGTTTGGATACGTTGGAGGATATCAATGAGAAGGAGTGCTTCATGGATATGGGACTATTTCCTGAAGACCAGAGGATTCCTATTACTGTCCTCATTGATATGTGGGCAGAACTGCATGACCTAGATGAAGATGGTACTAATGCAATGGCCATTGTCGATGATTTAGTCACCAGAAATTTGATTAATGTCATAGCTACAAG GAAAATTGCAACAGAAACAGACAAGTACTACAATAACCATTATGTCATGCTGCATGATCTCCTCCGAGAACTAGCAATCCATCAAAGCAAAGTGGAATCATCTGTACAGATAAAAAGACTGATTATTGACTTAAAAGGAGATAATCGTCCTGATTGGTGGATTGGACCAAATCAGCAAGGAATCATTAGTCGTGTGTACTCATTCATCCGCGGAATGTTGGTAAAACAGAAACAACTAAAGGTTGATGCCCGCatattgtctatatcaactg ATGAAACATTTTCTTCGGATTGGTGTGACATGCAACCTGATGAAGCTGAGGTTCTGGTTTTAAATCTTCAGTCTGACCAGTACTCATTACCGGATTTCACAGACAAAATGAGCAAACTGAAAGTTTTAATAGTAACAAATTACGGTTTCCATCGTTCTGAAGTAACCAAGTTTGAGCTACTCGGTTCTTTATCAAACTTGAAAAGAATAAGGTTGGAGAAAGTTTCAGTCCCTTGCTTATGCAGAATGAAGAATCTGCGAAAATTATCCCTTCATATGTGCAATACAAGGGATTCTTTTGAAAGCTGTTCTATCCAAATTTCAGATGCTATGCCGAATCTTGTGGAGTTGAGCATTGACTATTGTAATGATTTGATTAAATTGCCTGATGGATTTTGTAACATTACCACATTGAAGAAGATCAGTATCACAAACTGCCACAAGCTTTCAGCAATGCCTCAAGATATTGTGAAGTTGGAGAATTTGGAAGTGCTAAGGCTTTGTTCCTGTTCTGATTTAAAAGAGATGTCAGAATCTGTTGCAGGGCTTGGCAAGCTAAGTTGTCTTGACATCTCAGACTGTGTGAGTCTTCGGAAATTACCGAATGATATTGGGGGCTTGCAAAAACTTGAGAAGCTCTACATGAAGGGTTGCTCAAACTTGATTGAATTGCCTTCTTCTGTCATAAAATTTGGAAATTTAAAGCATAAAATATCTGTGCTATGTGATGAAGAAGGTGCTGCATTATGGGAACAATATCCTAACATTCCCAATCTAAAGATAGATATGCCTAAAGTCGAGATTAACTTAAATTGGCTTCATGGAACTCGTTCCTGA
- the LOC11424792 gene encoding pentatricopeptide repeat-containing protein At1g79540 — translation MLKKAFETPRFFGFRRNHNNSLTTSSVSSDQRGIRFCIWVALKFENLSYEPYCLVNRIIFHKNWYSIYWEALELLKKNGVLVTSDSVRALVRSYSHMGYTEKAIESFSRMREFGIEPDAHMYNTILRDVLNEKLLELALALYTTMLKSNVEPNFYTYNMLIDGFCKRGEVKGAQEMLDEMKRVGIVPCVLSTTSILYGCCQANNVDEAHKLFNDMKETSYPPDMISCNVVLNGFCKMGRLEEALSFVWMIKNDGFSLNRNSYASLINAFFKARRYREAHACYTKMFKEGIVPDVVLYAIMIRGLSKEGRVGEAAKMLEEMTQIGLTPDSYCYNAVIQGLCDVDLLNRAQSLSLEISEHNVCTHTILICEMCKRGMVAEAQELFNQMEKLGCEPSVVTFNTLINGLCKAKNLEKAKNLFCKLEVGRRHSLHLSLSQGSGQVSDSARLLKKAKEMCEAGQILRAYKLITDLAGEVKPDIITYNILLNALCMDREVNAAYNFFEFLQKKGYPSPDNVTYGTIIKGLFMVDREDEAFKVFQRMQKTGSEPTLSVYRTLMTCLCRKSKVSRAFTLYLEHLKSLPSRDNDSISTLEKYLFGEKLEQVIRGLLELDFKARDFKLAPYTILLIGFCQAGKVSEALIILSVLDEFNIKINATSCVHLIRGLCKEQRLHDAVKIFLYSLEKGFMLKPMICNHLLTCLLYSRDYKECAVDLIDRMESFGYRLNSEEFATTLTLLHHYQKGRKRKITIRKD, via the coding sequence ATGTTGAAGAAAGCTTTCGAAACCCCTCGCTTCTTCGGGTTCCGCCGCAACCACAACAATTCTCTCACAACCTCTTCCGTTAGTTCCGACCAACGAGGTATTCGTTTCTGCATCTGGGTAGCTCTCAAATTTGAGAATCTTAGCTACGAACCTTATTGCTTGGTTAACCGTatcattttccataaaaattggTATTCCATTTACTGGGAAGCTCTTGAGCTTCTCAAGAAAAATGGTGTTTTAGTAACTTCAGATTCCGTTAGAGCTTTGGTTAGATCTTATTCTCATATGGGTTATACCGAAAAAGCTATAGAATCATTCAGTAGAATGCGTGAATTTGGTATTGAACCTGATGCTCATATGTATAACACAATTTTGAGAGATGTGTTGAATGAAAAGTTACTTGAGCTTGCTCTTGCATTGTATACTACCATGCTTAAATCCAATGTTGAGCCTAATTTTTATACTTATAATATGTTGATTGATGGCTTTTGTAAAAGGGGTGAAGTTAAGGGCGCACAGGAGATGCTCGATGAAATGAAGAGAGTTGGTATTGTTCCTTGTGTCCTATCGACGACTTCGATTCTTTATGGGTGTTGTCAGGCGAACAATGTGGATGAGGCGCATAAGTTGTTTAATGATATGAAAGAAACAAGCTACCCGCCAGATATGATTTCTTGTAACGTTGTTCTTAATGGGTTTTGCAAGATGGGGAGGCTAGAGGAAGCACTTTCTTTTGTATGGATGATAAAGAACGATGGTTTCTCCCTTAATCGAAATAGCTATGCTTCTCTTATTAATGCATTTTTTAAGGCAAGGAGATATAGGGAAGCACATGCGTGTTATACAAAGATGTTTAAGGAGGGGATTGTGCCTGATGTTGTTTTGTACGCTATTATGATACGTGGTTTGTCGAAGGAGGGCAGGGTTGGTGAAGCTGCTAAGATGTTAGAGGAGATGACTCAGATAGGTTTAACTCCTGATTCTTATTGCTACAATGCTGTAATTCAAGGTTTATGTGATGTAGATCTTTTGAATCGAGCACAGTCTCTTAGTCTTGAAATTTCCGAGCACAATGTTTGCACGCACACAATTCTCATATGTGAAATGTGTAAGCGAGGAATGGTTGCTGAGGCACAAGAATTATTTAATCAAATGGAGAAGCTTGGATGTGAACCTTCGGTTGTGACCTTCAATACGCTTATAAATGGACTGTGCAAAGCTAAAAATCTTGAGAaagcaaaaaatttattttgcaaGTTGGAGGTTGGGAGAAGACATTCGTTACACCTCAGTCTTTCTCAGGGTTCTGGTCAGGTTTCTGATAGTGCCAGGCTCCTGAAAAAGGCAAAGGAAATGTGTGAGGCGGGACAAATTTTGAGGGCTTACAAGTTAATCACTGATCTTGCTGGCGAGGTTAAGCCTGACATCATTACATACAACATTCTACTCAATGCCCTTTGCATGGATCGTGAAGTTAACGctgcttataatttttttgagttCCTGCAAAAGAAGGGTTATCCCTCACCCGATAATGTTACGTATGGGACAATTATCAAAGGGCTGTTCATGGTTGATAGAGAAGATGAGGCATTTAAGGTTTTTCAACGTATGCAGAAGACTGGCTCTGAACCTACCCTTTCAGTTTATAGAACACTTATGACTTGTTTGTGTAGAAAGAGCAAGGTCTCACGTGCATTCACTCTTTATTTGGAACATTTGAAGAGCCTTCCTAGTCGGGACAACGACTCAATCAGTACtctagaaaaatatttattcgGAGAAAAATTGGAACAAGTGATTCGAGGTTTACTTGAACTGGACTTCAAGGCCAGAGATTTTAAATTAGCTCCATATACAATTCTACTTATTGGGTTCTGTCAAGCAGGAAAAGTATCCGAAGCATTAATTATATTATCTGTTCTTGATGAGTTCAATATCAAAATCAACGCTACAAGTTGTGTACATTTGATCAGAGGCCTTTGTAAGGAACAGAGGCTACATGATGCagtaaaaatatttctttacaGTCTTGAGAAGGGTTTCATGTTGAAGCCAATGATTTGTAATCACCTCCTCACGTGTCTTCTTTATTCCCGAGATTATAAGGAGTGTGCTGTTGATCTTATTGATAGGATGGAATCTTTTGGATACCGTTTAAATTCAGAAGAATTTGCAACGACATTGACACTTTTACACCACTACCAAAaaggaaggaaaagaaaaataaccatCAGAAAAGATTAA
- the LOC11421792 gene encoding reticulon-like protein B13, whose amino-acid sequence MSTEATAETKPFTTPSHTSGNNFVSQDSGNDIMNDIVLWRRKKLSAIVLIVATSSWMLLEVCQFNFLTLISWLAIFVVTSIFLYSNMLTFFGKEPPNLLRLELKEETATRMAKTVRAWIEKSIRWLFVVSIKEDWPVFVGVMVRLLAISYVGTCMDFLTFIYIGILTGMTLPITYMKNEDKIKRCMEWLREKYKKSYEIIDEKAINKFKSRILNDEKQKEKKIE is encoded by the exons ATGTCTACGGAAGCAACAGCAGAAACAAAACCTTTCACAACTCCCTCTCATACTTCAGGTAATAATTTTGTGTCGCAAGACAGTGGCAATGACATAATGAATGACATAGTACTATGGAGGAGGAAGAAACTTAGTGCTATTGTTCTAATTGTGGCAACATCATCATGGATGTTGTTGGAAGTTTGTCAATTTAACTTCCTCACTCTCATCTCATGGCTCGCTATATTTGTTGTTACTTCAATATTCCTCTATTCCAATATGCTTACATTTTTCGGCAA GGAACCGCCAAACTTGTTGAGGctggaattgaaagaagaaacaGCTACGAGAATGGCAAAGACAGTTCGAGCATGGATTGAAAAATCAATAAGGTGGTTGTTCGTGGTAAGCATAAAGGAAGACTGGCCTGTGTTTGTGGGAGTTATGGTTAGGTTGTTGGCAATCTCTTATGTAGGAACTTGCATGGACTTCCTAACATTCATTTATATAG GTATATTAACTGGTATGACACTTCctataacttatatgaaaaacGAGGACAAGATCAAGAGATGCATGGAGTGGTTGAGGGAGAAGTACAAGAAATCTTATGAGATTATAGATGAAAAGGCAATTAACAAATTCAAAAGTAGAATACTAAATGATGAGAAGcaaaaggagaagaaaattgAGTGA